From one Triticum aestivum cultivar Chinese Spring chromosome 4B, IWGSC CS RefSeq v2.1, whole genome shotgun sequence genomic stretch:
- the LOC123093638 gene encoding probable serine acetyltransferase 2 — protein MSSCECLVVEKVSEDHAGGGGEAAGERRGGGRAPRSEAMFPIYVMGSSRARAVLLDPSAAGDPIWEAVKAEARSEAEKEPILSSFLYASVLSHDCLERALSFVLANRLEDPTLLATQLIDIFNDVMMNDVDIRRSIRLDAQAFKGRDPSCAQYSWALLYLKGYHSLQSYRIAHVLWNQGRKVLALALQSRISEVFAVDIHPAAKIGEGILLDHGTGLVIGETAVVGNWVSLMQGVTLGGTGKEHGDRHPKIGQGALLGAGATILGNITVGEGAMIAAGSLVLKHVPPHSMAVGNPAKVVGYTEKEDPSLTMKHDARRDYFEHVASSFPDGRSNGSVVK, from the exons ATGTCGTCGTGCGAGTGCCTCGTGGTCGAGAAGGTGTCGGAGGaccacgccggcggcggcggcgaggcggcgggggagcggcggggcggcggccgggccCCGCGCTCCGAGGCCATGTTCCCCATCTACGTCATGGGGAGCTCGCGGGCGCGGGCCGTGCTCCTCGACCCCTCCGCCGCCGGGGACCCCATATGGGAGGCCGTCAAGGCCGAGGCCAGGTCCGAG GCAGAGAAGGAGCCTATTTTAAGTAGCTTCTTATATGCGAGCGTATTATCTCACGACTGTCTGGAGCGGGCGTTGAGCTTTGTCCTTGCAAACAGGCTTGAAGATCCAACCTTGCTTGCGACTCAGCTAATCGACATTTTCAATGATGTCATGATGAATGACGTAGATATACGCCGTTCCATTCGCCTTGATGCTCAG GCCTTCAAAGGAAGAGATCCTTCCTGTGCACAATATAGCTGGGCCCTATTATACCTAAAG GGTTACCATTCCTTGCAGTCCTACAGGATAGCTCATGTATTATGGAATCAAGGGCGTAAGGTTCTGGCGTTGGCGCTGCAAAGCCGTATCAGTGAG GTTTTTGCAGTGGATATACACCCAG CTGCCAAAATTGGAGAAGGAATATTGTTGGATCATGGAACAGGTCTAGTCATTGGTGAAACTGCTGTTGTTGGCAACTGGGTTTCATTAATGCAG GGTGTTACGCTTGGAGGTACTGGAAAGGAACACGGAGATAGACACCCCAAGATCGGTCAGGGTGCTCTTCTTGGAGCTGGTGCTACTATCCTTGGCAACATAACTGTTGGCGAAGGTGCCATGATTGCCGCTGGTTCCCTTGTTTTAAAGCATGTACCGCCTCACAG TATGGCGGTAGGAAATCCTGCGAAGGTAGTTGGCTATACAGAGAAAGAAGATCCTTCGTTAACTATGAAGCATG ATGCAAGGAGAGATTATTTCGAGCATGTTGCCAGCAGTTTTCCTGATGGTAGATCCAACG GAAGTGTCGTGAAGTAA